In Phyllobacterium zundukense, one DNA window encodes the following:
- a CDS encoding TetR/AcrR family transcriptional regulator produces the protein MANVNLIRRAEIGREKRVRTRAQLVEAANALFAGRAVESVTVDDVVQEAGVAKGTFYTHFDSLEALTAAVAEELVQSFDELLQPGRASITDPALRIAFGCRAFIDKALNDSRWAAVAARMTASNPQSGENIRRRLLEDLQHLSEEPPSAELKLEIVVGIMLHMLRVLGVDRPSSFDPDAVVSAILRAIGLSPQQAGSVLKRLPAAGMVKSLRTTAS, from the coding sequence ATGGCAAACGTCAACCTGATCCGCCGGGCCGAAATTGGACGCGAAAAGCGCGTGAGAACTCGTGCGCAGCTTGTTGAAGCTGCCAATGCGCTGTTTGCCGGGCGGGCCGTGGAATCTGTCACGGTAGATGACGTGGTTCAGGAGGCTGGCGTCGCGAAGGGGACGTTCTACACTCATTTTGATAGCCTGGAAGCATTGACCGCGGCGGTCGCGGAGGAATTGGTCCAGTCGTTCGATGAACTGCTGCAGCCGGGCCGGGCCTCCATTACCGACCCTGCTCTACGCATTGCCTTCGGCTGCAGAGCATTCATCGACAAGGCGCTCAATGACTCCCGATGGGCCGCAGTGGCCGCAAGAATGACAGCGTCCAATCCGCAAAGCGGCGAGAACATCCGCCGCCGTCTCCTCGAGGACCTCCAACACTTATCGGAGGAACCGCCGTCCGCGGAGCTGAAACTCGAGATTGTCGTCGGGATCATGCTCCACATGTTGCGCGTGCTCGGTGTAGACAGGCCGTCCTCGTTCGACCCTGACGCTGTCGTCAGCGCTATCTTGCGCGCGATCGGCCTCAGTCCCCAGCAGGCCGGATCGGTGCTCAAGCGCCTGCCAGCTGCTGGTATGGTGAAGTCCTTGCGAACCACGGCGAGCTAA
- a CDS encoding TetR/AcrR family transcriptional regulator encodes MAKIDLARRAKIGRDRRERTRAQIVKAGATLLAEGAALTLDAVAEAAGLAKGTFYYHFGNIEELIAAVNVQLERSFDEVLTPPPHAGLRNPVARLSFAFAQSLEKAVSDTAWARLVVQTLQKPNKFGRGVRKKLTADIAEAIRQGHMAVLDPELATDIFVGIWLQVTRGTFERAPTPDLTCKALEAALRALGSAPPEGLSAST; translated from the coding sequence ATGGCGAAGATTGATCTGGCACGGCGGGCAAAAATCGGACGCGACCGGCGGGAGAGGACACGCGCCCAAATCGTCAAAGCGGGAGCGACGCTGCTTGCGGAAGGGGCGGCACTGACCTTGGATGCCGTGGCAGAGGCGGCGGGCCTCGCCAAGGGCACGTTTTACTATCACTTCGGCAACATCGAGGAGTTGATTGCGGCGGTGAATGTGCAGCTGGAACGGAGCTTTGACGAGGTGCTGACACCACCTCCTCATGCCGGGTTGCGCAATCCGGTCGCGCGCCTGTCCTTCGCATTTGCGCAATCCCTGGAAAAGGCGGTTTCCGATACTGCCTGGGCGCGGCTGGTAGTTCAAACCTTGCAAAAGCCGAACAAGTTCGGCCGCGGAGTTCGCAAAAAGCTCACGGCCGATATCGCCGAAGCCATAAGACAAGGGCACATGGCCGTGCTGGACCCGGAACTCGCCACTGACATCTTCGTCGGAATTTGGCTGCAGGTGACACGAGGCACTTTCGAGCGAGCCCCAACGCCTGATTTGACTTGCAAAGCCCTCGAGGCGGCGCTTCGAGCACTCGGGAGCGCTCCGCCTGAGGGGCTGTCCGCATCGACATGA